Proteins encoded within one genomic window of Thiothrix litoralis:
- a CDS encoding multidrug effflux MFS transporter, with amino-acid sequence MPSKLPRFSEFITLIALLSSLTALATDTMLPALATIGQELGVTHENEAQLIISTLFLGLASGQIFFGPLSDATGRKPLMYVGLGMFMLGSLLSMLAQDFSHMLFGRFLQGLGASAPRVLTMALVRDCYAGAAMARVMSFTMSIFILVPMIAPSLGQGILLFAGWRSIFTVFLLLAVIVAVWFWLRMPETLPPDKRRAFTFPEFWRGLKEVVTNRTSMTYTATAGMVFGAFLGYLSSAQQILQIQYGLGERFPLYFALLALSIGGASLLNARLVMRFGMHWLVMRAVILFTVLSGLFLLVAYATQGHPPLESLMAYFMLTFLALGMTFGNLNALAMEPLGHVAGIAASVIGSLSTLVAIPLGTFIGQSYNGTVLPLTGGFFLLGLLATAALFLGEKTTWKPQH; translated from the coding sequence ATGCCATCCAAACTTCCACGCTTCAGCGAATTCATCACGCTGATTGCGCTACTCAGTTCCCTCACCGCACTTGCCACCGACACCATGCTGCCCGCACTTGCCACCATCGGGCAGGAACTGGGCGTGACGCATGAAAACGAAGCGCAACTGATCATTTCTACCCTGTTTTTGGGGCTAGCAAGCGGGCAAATATTTTTCGGCCCGCTGTCGGATGCAACCGGACGCAAGCCGCTGATGTACGTCGGTTTGGGCATGTTCATGCTCGGTAGCCTGCTGTCGATGCTGGCGCAAGACTTTTCCCACATGCTGTTCGGGCGTTTTCTGCAAGGGCTGGGGGCTTCCGCACCGCGTGTCCTGACGATGGCGTTAGTGCGTGATTGTTATGCGGGAGCGGCAATGGCGCGGGTGATGTCGTTTACCATGAGCATATTCATTCTCGTGCCGATGATTGCGCCATCGTTGGGGCAAGGTATCCTGTTGTTCGCGGGTTGGCGCAGCATTTTCACGGTGTTCCTGCTGCTGGCAGTCATTGTCGCTGTCTGGTTCTGGTTGCGGATGCCGGAAACCTTGCCGCCCGACAAACGTAGGGCGTTCACGTTTCCTGAGTTCTGGCGGGGGCTGAAGGAGGTTGTCACCAACCGTACTAGCATGACCTATACCGCCACGGCGGGCATGGTGTTTGGTGCATTTCTCGGCTATTTGAGTTCGGCGCAGCAAATCCTGCAAATCCAGTACGGTCTGGGGGAACGTTTCCCGCTGTACTTTGCCCTGCTGGCGCTGTCGATTGGCGGAGCCTCACTCCTCAATGCACGGCTGGTCATGCGGTTTGGAATGCATTGGCTGGTGATGCGGGCGGTCATACTGTTTACCGTGCTATCCGGCCTGTTTCTGCTGGTCGCTTATGCGACGCAAGGGCATCCACCGCTGGAAAGCCTGATGGCATATTTCATGCTCACCTTCCTCGCGCTGGGGATGACGTTTGGCAACCTGAATGCGCTGGCGATGGAACCGCTGGGGCATGTCGCAGGCATTGCTGCATCAGTGATTGGTTCGCTGTCCACCCTCGTCGCGATTCCTTTAGGGACGTTCATCGGGCAAAGCTATAATGGCACCGTGCTGCCCTTGACTGGCGGCTTTTTTCTACTCGGGTTGCTGGCAACAGCCGCTCTGTTTTTAGGGGAGAAAACGACGTGGAAACCACAACACTGA
- a CDS encoding toll/interleukin-1 receptor domain-containing protein produces MIFISYSWVDKKFAHRFAEFLHRSGNNIWIDYLSLDLNKPIKKQLFLAVKKSNYMILIRSTAAMNSRWVRYELKQAKKLGVNIVDLPIDFLKKHLILQELAELQANLLLLEQAETTDTDVVTH; encoded by the coding sequence ATGATATTTATTAGTTATTCATGGGTTGATAAAAAATTTGCCCACCGATTTGCTGAGTTTCTTCATCGGTCGGGAAATAACATATGGATAGACTATTTGTCTCTTGACCTGAATAAGCCAATAAAAAAACAATTATTTTTGGCTGTAAAAAAATCTAACTATATGATTCTTATTAGATCGACGGCTGCTATGAATTCAAGATGGGTAAGATATGAGTTGAAACAAGCCAAGAAGCTTGGTGTGAATATTGTTGATCTTCCTATTGATTTTTTAAAAAAACATTTGATCCTTCAGGAGCTCGCAGAGCTGCAAGCCAACCTGCTGTTGCTCGAACAAGCCGAAACCACCGATACCGACGTGGTTACCCATTAA
- a CDS encoding Uma2 family endonuclease translates to MQFLRDLENNTSDMTWLYELHGVQEYWIIHPTDRWVMVYTLKDDGQYGLPRMFGMEEPLAVGLFPELNINWAFMQEA, encoded by the coding sequence ATTCAATTTCTCCGTGACCTTGAAAACAATACTTCGGACATGACATGGCTCTATGAGCTGCATGGCGTGCAAGAATACTGGATTATCCACCCGACTGACCGCTGGGTGATGGTGTATACGCTCAAGGACGACGGGCAATATGGCTTGCCACGCATGTTCGGGATGGAAGAGCCGCTCGCCGTGGGCTTGTTCCCGGAGTTGAATATTAATTGGGCGTTTATGCAAGAAGCGTAG
- a CDS encoding mechanosensitive ion channel family protein: MQGKLLYLGRTFLLVMCFLLPLQAAENTFTAEALDALSKQLDSAEKEFQQYDTDITRLESLTTTATELGQKAQACISQYEQEQTQTQQASESLGTSTATDDTEVKRKRTELEAQKQQADKTLSQCRLISLRANTLLESARKSRQDLLKQQLFAPSDSLFTHLYIILLEPDTWKRELEGLINKLLQPLINWYNLIIALSYGLAGLIVGLFWSTHKRRQYRAQTPAIHETSPTLAAVWRSLLRVMPYVLFAGLSGLSLYFHPAGTPIIPQFIQTLLVFSLSYGILHSLLRTTAQVDGIMPADKKASNRLYIWARLLLFSTMTGVVIHSQLFDSTSLENPEPSHLIALLRIACGTLVGIALIRLIWLMSTHFLSIKRIRLHLLTALVITLAIGSLWLGYRNFSSYLFTGVFGTLFLLLTTLLLINIPAEIFDGLDEGKVEWQQRLRHQLGLKAGQFVPGLIWLRLTNTLVIYGLLVILLLRLWGMSEQSQITLLNQLSNGIHIAGFTLEPLRIIGGLLALALLVSLTQVFKKHFSESWLRRTTLSRGAREASTTISGYIGILLSILVGLSVAGIQFEKLAIIAGALSVGIGFGLQNIVNNFVSGLILLFERPIRRGDWIKVGTAEGYVREISIRSTTIQTFDRSDIIVPNSEIISGQVTNMMLNDNFGRLILPIGVAYGSDTAQVMVILREAATTHPAVLKERTDMKISVFFRGFGADSLDFELRCFIRDIESKLSVTSDINLAIDKAFRQQGIDIPFPQRTLHLAKGSEVPAKSPDLS, encoded by the coding sequence ATGCAGGGCAAACTTCTCTATCTGGGGCGCACATTTCTACTGGTCATGTGTTTCCTCCTGCCGTTACAAGCGGCAGAAAATACCTTCACCGCTGAAGCACTGGATGCTCTCAGCAAACAACTGGATAGCGCTGAAAAAGAGTTTCAGCAATACGACACTGACATCACCCGGTTGGAAAGCCTGACCACGACCGCAACAGAATTGGGACAAAAAGCCCAAGCCTGCATCAGCCAGTACGAGCAGGAACAAACGCAAACCCAACAGGCAAGCGAAAGCCTCGGCACATCCACCGCCACTGACGATACCGAGGTCAAGCGCAAACGTACTGAGCTGGAAGCCCAGAAACAACAGGCTGATAAAACCCTGTCACAGTGCCGCCTGATCAGCTTACGCGCTAACACCCTACTGGAATCTGCCCGTAAATCCCGACAGGATTTGCTGAAACAGCAATTGTTCGCCCCTTCTGACTCGCTGTTCACCCATCTGTACATCATCCTGCTGGAACCGGACACCTGGAAACGGGAACTTGAGGGGCTGATCAACAAACTGCTTCAACCCCTTATCAACTGGTACAACTTGATAATAGCGCTCAGCTACGGGCTGGCTGGGCTGATCGTCGGGCTGTTCTGGAGCACCCACAAACGTCGCCAATACCGGGCACAAACGCCAGCCATTCATGAAACCAGCCCAACGCTGGCAGCCGTATGGCGCAGCTTGCTACGGGTCATGCCCTACGTGTTGTTTGCCGGGCTATCAGGGCTGTCGTTATATTTTCACCCGGCAGGAACCCCCATTATCCCGCAATTCATACAAACCTTACTGGTTTTCAGCCTGAGTTACGGCATCCTGCATTCCCTGTTGCGTACCACCGCCCAAGTGGATGGCATCATGCCCGCCGACAAGAAAGCGAGCAACAGGTTGTATATCTGGGCACGCTTGTTGCTATTTTCCACCATGACCGGAGTTGTCATCCATTCACAACTGTTTGATAGCACCTCGCTGGAAAATCCCGAACCCAGCCATTTGATTGCCTTGCTGCGCATCGCCTGTGGCACGTTGGTAGGTATTGCCCTCATCCGTCTGATCTGGTTAATGTCAACGCACTTCCTCTCGATAAAACGTATCCGTTTACACTTGCTCACCGCCCTTGTTATCACGCTGGCTATCGGCAGCCTGTGGCTGGGGTATCGGAACTTTTCCAGCTACCTGTTTACCGGCGTATTCGGCACATTATTCCTATTGCTGACAACCTTGCTCCTCATCAACATTCCCGCAGAAATCTTTGACGGGCTGGATGAAGGCAAGGTGGAATGGCAACAACGACTGCGCCATCAGCTAGGGCTAAAAGCGGGGCAGTTTGTCCCCGGCCTGATCTGGCTGCGCCTGACCAATACCCTGGTTATCTATGGCTTGCTCGTTATCTTGCTACTACGCCTGTGGGGAATGTCAGAGCAGAGTCAGATAACCTTGCTCAACCAGTTAAGTAACGGCATCCACATCGCCGGTTTTACGCTGGAACCTTTACGTATTATTGGCGGCCTGCTGGCACTGGCTCTTCTGGTCAGCCTGACACAGGTTTTCAAGAAACACTTCTCGGAAAGCTGGTTACGCCGCACTACCCTGAGCAGAGGGGCGCGGGAAGCCAGCACCACCATTAGCGGTTACATTGGCATCTTGCTGTCTATTTTGGTCGGTTTGTCGGTAGCGGGTATACAATTTGAGAAGCTCGCGATTATCGCCGGGGCATTGTCGGTGGGTATCGGTTTCGGCTTACAAAACATCGTCAATAACTTCGTTTCCGGCCTGATCCTGCTGTTTGAACGCCCGATTCGCCGGGGTGACTGGATCAAGGTCGGTACTGCGGAAGGCTATGTGCGCGAGATCAGCATCCGTTCCACCACCATACAGACCTTTGACCGTTCTGACATTATTGTGCCGAACTCGGAAATCATTTCCGGGCAAGTCACCAATATGATGCTCAACGATAATTTCGGCAGGCTCATCCTCCCCATCGGCGTAGCCTATGGCTCAGACACCGCACAGGTCATGGTGATTTTACGCGAAGCGGCCACGACACACCCCGCCGTGCTGAAAGAGCGTACCGACATGAAAATAAGTGTATTCTTCCGAGGATTTGGGGCTGATTCGCTGGATTTCGAGTTGCGCTGCTTCATCCGCGATATAGAATCGAAGCTCAGCGTCACCAGCGACATCAACCTAGCAATAGACAAAGCCTTTCGCCAACAAGGTATAGATATACCATTTCCACAACGTACCTTGCATTTGGCAAAAGGCTCAGAAGTACCTGCCAAATCCCCTGATTTAAGCTAG